The Benincasa hispida cultivar B227 unplaced genomic scaffold, ASM972705v1 Contig587, whole genome shotgun sequence DNA segment CAAAAGATTTTACATAATTTGATGGTCCTATACATGACCATTTTACAATTTggttagaaatattttcaatcATATCCAAGGGCCACATACCATGGGTCATTCGTACATGTCACAAAAAATTAACAAACATTAAAAACCTATGGAATAAGAGACTAGGGAaagttacaaaaaataataacaaaccaACTTGCAAACACCGacaaaaaaattagttagtctTGCTCAATAAACGCATGCAATACCTTTTCTTTAATGGTGGTGGAATGGCTAGAAAACCATCTGTTCGCTGAATATCATTCACCAACAGATCTATGAGGGTCAACTGATCGTCCTTCTCTAAAACCTCAACTTGGTAGATTTGTTCAATGACCTTCTAACGCCTCTTCAGCTCCAATTCATATTTCTCTTTCTGCCATTGTACAAGTTTCTCCATTTTACTTTCCTGGATGTCCATTGCTATGCATACAATGTCAAGCATTTCAGATTGGAAGGGAGTCCTCTTGCGTTTCGTTCCTCTCATATCGTTACTTGATCCAGTATACCTACTGATGGGTGTATCTGGGAAAACCTCATTCATCCCATCAACGGTCGTTATGTTCATGTCAGGTATACTTTCTTGTTGCTCATTAACCTGTGATCCCAACCGAATATCCTCCAAATGTTCATCTGTTGCAGATGCTTGATCGTACGGGGTTTCACTGCCTTCACTAGTGGCCCTATCTTTCCCAAATACGATTGAAAGCTCATCATAATAGAGGAATGGTTTGTGTT contains these protein-coding regions:
- the LOC120069782 gene encoding uncharacterized protein LOC120069782, with product MECKVRFLKRQYCAVTKMLSNACSGFDWNDEFKCMEVEKEVFDSHPNAKGLKHKPFLYYDELSIVFGKDRATSEGSETPYDQASATDEHLEDIRLGSQVNEQQESIPDMNITTVDGMNEVFPDTPISRYTGSSNDMRGTKRKRTPFQSEMLDIVCIAMDIQESKMEKLVQWQKEKYELELKRR